In Liquorilactobacillus hordei DSM 19519, the following proteins share a genomic window:
- a CDS encoding ArsR/SmtB family transcription factor gives MTKSSEHNLPSTLELERSVQLFKAFGDQTRYKILSLLSNKKLTVNEIADEIGITQSAISHQLKLLRQTGLVKGIRDGQKINYELSDQHITTIFEQVREHVREGNL, from the coding sequence ATGACAAAATCTTCTGAACATAATTTACCAAGTACCCTTGAATTAGAACGCAGTGTACAATTGTTTAAAGCATTCGGGGATCAAACACGCTATAAAATTCTTTCATTACTATCTAACAAGAAGTTGACAGTTAATGAAATTGCTGACGAAATTGGAATAACTCAATCAGCTATCTCACATCAGCTAAAACTTCTACGCCAAACTGGGCTAGTAAAAGGGATTCGTGACGGTCAAAAGATTAATTATGAATTATCTGATCAACATATCACTACCATCTTTGAACAGGTTCGTGAACATGTACGTGAAGGAAATTTATAG
- a CDS encoding nucleoside hydrolase, translating into MSEKVYFNHDGGVDDLISLFLLLQMDNTELIGVGAVDADSYVGPSVQASRKIIDRFGHGVNLAVATSNSRGVHPFPKEWRISTYSENALPILNESGKIVTPEASEPAHLDLLHKLQSSSDKVTLVFTGPLTDLARALELDSSITKKIKRLVWMGGTFLEKGNVEEPDSDNTQEWNAFWDPEAVKTVFDSDIQIDLVSLESTNNVPLTQAVRLHWAAQRRYPGLDFIGNSYAFVPELGLFETYSTYYLWDVLTTCYFYDSSLVKTKEVKCDVSTKTPSDGRTFLTENGRKANLVYDVDNTKFFALIDELAKKVD; encoded by the coding sequence ATGTCAGAAAAAGTATATTTCAATCATGATGGTGGCGTCGATGACTTAATTTCTTTGTTCTTACTTCTACAAATGGACAATACTGAACTAATTGGGGTTGGAGCCGTTGATGCGGACAGTTATGTTGGTCCCTCTGTTCAAGCAAGTCGTAAAATTATAGATCGCTTTGGTCATGGTGTTAACCTAGCTGTAGCAACCTCAAACTCTCGCGGTGTTCATCCCTTTCCCAAGGAATGGCGTATTTCGACATATTCCGAGAACGCACTACCTATTCTCAACGAGAGCGGTAAAATAGTAACTCCCGAAGCTAGTGAACCCGCTCATTTGGACTTACTGCATAAATTACAATCTTCTTCAGATAAAGTAACTTTAGTATTTACTGGTCCATTAACGGATCTAGCTCGAGCATTAGAACTCGACTCAAGTATTACAAAAAAAATCAAACGTCTCGTCTGGATGGGTGGAACATTTTTAGAAAAAGGAAATGTTGAGGAACCTGATTCTGACAATACGCAGGAATGGAATGCTTTCTGGGATCCTGAAGCCGTAAAAACCGTTTTTGATTCAGATATCCAAATTGATTTGGTTAGTCTTGAAAGTACAAATAATGTCCCGTTAACTCAAGCAGTTCGCTTACATTGGGCCGCTCAGCGCCGTTATCCAGGACTTGACTTTATTGGTAACAGTTATGCTTTTGTTCCTGAACTAGGTCTCTTTGAAACTTATTCTACCTATTATCTTTGGGATGTTTTAACAACTTGCTATTTCTATGATTCAAGTCTTGTTAAAACTAAAGAAGTCAAATGTGATGTCAGCACCAAGACTCCTAGTGATGGTCGGACTTTCTTAACAGAAAATGGCCGCAAGGCAAACCTTGTATATGATGTAGACAACACAAAATTCTTTGCACTAATTGATGAATTAGCAAAAAAAGTTGATTAG
- a CDS encoding putative quinol monooxygenase, whose product MVIINVLLKVIPEKREEYLTYVENLVNKSLQDEGNVFYSHFEDVYQKNQFMIVENWANQAAVEAHNKTDHLQDFLKNIGTYLVEDCKINVAVTDTEG is encoded by the coding sequence GTGGTTATTATTAATGTTCTTTTAAAAGTTATCCCTGAAAAACGCGAAGAATATCTTACGTATGTAGAGAATCTAGTTAACAAGTCTCTTCAAGATGAGGGAAATGTTTTTTATTCCCATTTTGAGGATGTATATCAAAAAAACCAGTTCATGATTGTTGAAAATTGGGCTAATCAAGCTGCAGTTGAAGCTCATAATAAAACAGATCATCTGCAAGATTTTCTCAAGAATATTGGAACATATTTAGTTGAAGATTGTAAAATTAATGTTGCTGTAACTGATACAGAGGGTTAA